A window of the Peromyscus leucopus breed LL Stock chromosome 22, UCI_PerLeu_2.1, whole genome shotgun sequence genome harbors these coding sequences:
- the LOC119086445 gene encoding uncharacterized protein LOC119086445, translated as MSQILGSDIGPAFVSQTIKETLTKLTLATSTRDWVLLLPLVLHRARNTPGPHGQTLFEIIYGAPPPIVNFLHPDISSFATSPTLEAHLQALQLVQKTVWKPLADAYREQLNRPVVPHPFKIWDSVWVRRHQSRNLEPRWKGPYTVLLTTPTALKVDGIAAWVHASHMKAAKEPDEAESTETSSSTLSKPTKDKTHPGVPLIPLIVLLTLGGASPESLFP; from the exons ATGtcccagatattggggtcagacATTGGGCCCGCCTTcgtctcccag accattaaggagactttaaccaaattaacgcttgcaactagcactagagattgggtgctcctactcCCATTAGTCCTTCACCGAGCCCGGAATACTCCTGGGCCTCACGGCCAAACCTTGTTTGAGATTATATATGGGGCTCCCCCACCAATTGTAAAtttccttcaccctgatatctcctcTTTTGCCACTAGCCCTACCCTGGAGGCACACCTTCAAGCCCTCCAACTGGTACAAAAGACGGTGTGGAAACCCCTGGCTGATGCCTATCGGGAGCAACTGAATCGCCCGGTGGTGCCTCACCCATTCAAGATTTGGGACTCTGTCTGGGTCCGACGCCATCAATCCAGGAACCTAGAGCCAAGGTGGAAAGGACCATACACCGTCCTGTTAACTACTCCCACCGCACTCAAGGTTGACGGGATAGCAGCTTGGGTCCACGCGTCGCATATGAAGGCTGCCAAGGAACCCGATGAAGCTGAGAGCACCGAGACATCTAGTTCAACGCTCTCcaaacccactaaagataagactcaccCGGGGGTCCCCTTGATCCCCCTAATAGTCCTCCTGACATTAGGAGGGGCATCACCAGAGAGCCTGTTTCCCTGA